The proteins below come from a single Microtus ochrogaster isolate Prairie Vole_2 chromosome 8, MicOch1.0, whole genome shotgun sequence genomic window:
- the LOC101984375 gene encoding 60S ribosomal protein L22-like 1, which translates to MAPQKDKKPKKSTWRFHLDLTHPVEDGIFDSGNFEQFLREKVKVNGKTGNLGNVVHIERLKNKITVVSEKQFSKRYLKYLTKKYLKKNNLRDWLRVVASDKETYELRYFQISQDEDGSESED; encoded by the coding sequence ATGGCGCCGCAGAAAGACAAGAAGCCTAAGAAGTCGACCTGGAGGTTCCATTTGGACCTCACTCATCCGGTGGAAGATGGAATTTTTGATTCTGGAAACTTCGAACAGTTTCTCCGGGAGAAGGTTAAAGTCAATGGGAAAACTGGAAATCTTGGAAATGTTGTTCACATTGAACGCTTGAAGAATAAAATCACAGTTGTTTCTGAGAAACAGTTCTCTAAAAGGTATCTGAAATATCTTACCAAGAAATACCTTAAGAAGAATAATCTCCGTGACTGGCTTCGTGTGGTTGCATCTGACAAGGAGACCTATGAACTTCGCTATTTCCAGATTAGTCAGGATGAAGATGGCTCAGAGTCTGAAGATTAG